A single Phragmites australis chromosome 4, lpPhrAust1.1, whole genome shotgun sequence DNA region contains:
- the LOC133915041 gene encoding phospholipase D delta-like: MGKITAESGAAVLLHGDLDIRIVEAKCLPNMDIMSERMRQCFACGGGAGACGGGQPAPETHHRGRGTKKLITSDPYVSVCLAGATVAQTRVIPNSENPRWNEHFRVEVAHAVTRVEFDVKDNDVFGAQLIGVAAVPVEKIATGALIKGWFPVEGQYTNPLRPSPDLHFSIQYQPIEENPLYKYGVDVGSLYPGVPNAYFPLRRGGSVTLYQDAHVADGTLPKIEIDGGRIYEHSKCWEDICHAIIEAHHLVYMVGWSIYHPVKLVREPTKPLPGGTPSTLGELLKGKVHEGVRIVMLIWDDKTSHDKFLLKTDGVMHTHDEETRKFFKHSGVHCVLVPRYASNKLSIFKQQVVGTLFTHHQKCVIVDSQAAGNNRKITAFLGGLDLCDGRYDTPEHRLFKDLDTVFNKDFHNPTFPVNSYGPRQPWHDLHCKVDGPAAYDILTNFEQRWRKTTKWKVSLKKVASWHYDMLIKLNRMSWIVSPATDEANAHVCDERDPENWHVQVFRSIDSGSVKGFPKLVQEAESQNLVCAKNLKIDKSIHSAYVKAIRSAQHFIYIENQYFIGSSFCWPSNKNAGADNLIPIELALKIASKIKARERFAVYIVIPMWPEGIPTTAPMQQILFWQGQTMSMMYKIVADTLQSQGLLEAHPQDYLNFYCLGKRELADDVSSPTSLCNDTSPLRTAQKLRRFMIYVHSKGMVVDDEYVIIGSANINQRSMEGSRDTEIAMGAYQPHYKCAGNTGPPRGQVYGYRMSLWAEHLGAVEECFRRPETEECVQKVNKMAEENWQTYVSPDMEETRGHLMRYPIKVDKDGRIGALPGHECFPDVGGKVLGTQTSLPNALTT; the protein is encoded by the exons ATGGGCAAGATCACTGCCGAGTCTGGCGCCGCCGTGCTCCTGCACGGCGACCTGGACATTCGGATAGTAGAGGCCAAATGCCTCCCCAACATGGACATCATGTCGGAGCGGATGCGCCAGTGCTTtgcctgcggcggcggcgcgggggcgTGCGGTGGGGGGCAGCCCGCGCCCGAAACGCACCACCGGGGCAGGGGCACGAAGAAGCTCATCACCAGCGACCCCTACGTCTCCGTCTGCCTCGCGGGCGCCACGGTCGCGCAGACCCGCGTCATCCCCAACTCCGAGAACCCCAGGTGGAACGAGCACTTCCGCGTCGAGGTCGCGCACGCGGTCACTCGGGTCGAGTTCGACGTCAAGGACAACGACGTGTTCGGCGCGCAGCTCATCGGCGTCGCGGCCGTGCCCGTCGAGAAGATTGCCACCGGGGCGCTGATCAAGGGCTGGTTCCCGGTCGAGGGGCAGTACACCAACCCTCTGAGGCCATCGCCCGACCTGCACTTCTCAATACAGTATCAGCCGATTGAGGAGAATCCGTTGTACAAATATGGGGTTGATGTTGGTTCTCTGTATCCCGGCGTGCCGAATGCCTATTTCCCTCTCCGGAGAGGAGGCAGTGTTACTCTTTACCAGGATGCCCATGTCGCCGATGGCACTCTACCTAAGATTGAGATCGATGGTGGCAGGATTTATGAACATAGCAAATGTTGGGAGGACATTTGCCATGCGATCATCGAAGCGCATCATCTTGTTTATATGGTTGGCTGGTCTATTTATCATCCTGTCAAGCTTGTGAGGGAGCCTACCAAGCCGTTGCCCGGTGGAACTCCATCAACCCTTGGGGAGCTTCTCAAGGGCAAGGTTCATGAGGGAGTCCGCATCGTGATGTTGATTTGGGATGACAAGACGTCGCACGACAAATTCCTTTTGAAAACG GATGGTGTCATGCATACACATGATGAGGAAACTAGAAAGTTCTTCAAGCATTCAGGTGTCCACTGTGTACTTGTTCCTCGTTATGCCAGCAATAAACTTAGCATTTTCAAGCAGCAG GTTGTTGGAACTTTATTTACACATCATCAGAAATGTGTGATTGTCGACTCACAAGCTGCTGGAAACAATCGCAAAATAACTGCTTTTCTTGGTGGTCTAGACTTGTGTGATGGCAGATATGATACGCCTGAACATAGGCTTTTCAAAGACCTTGATACTGTTTTCAATAAGGACTTTCATAATCCTACGTTTCCA GTTAACTCGTATGGGCCAAGACAGCCATGGCATGATTTACACTGCAAAGTTGATGGTCCTGCTGCCTATGATATACTGACAAACTTTGAACAGCGATGGAGGAAAACTACAAAATGGAAAGTCAGCCTTAAGAAAGTTGCAAGTTGGCATTACGACATGCTGATAAAGCTAAACCGGATGTCATGGATTGTTTCACCTGCTACGGATGAAGCAAATGCGCATGTTTGTGATGAACGGGACCCAGAAAACTGGCATGTACAG GTTTTCAGGTCAATTGATTCCGGATCTGTGAAAGGATTTCCTAAACTTGTTCAGGAGGCAGAGTCACAG aatcttgtttgtgcaaAAAATTTAAAGATTGACAAGAGTATACATAGTGCTTATGTGAAAGCCATCAGGTCTGCACAGCACTTTATATACATTGAGAACCAGTATTTCATTGGCTCTTCATTCTGCTGGccttcaaataaaaatgcag GTGCGGATAATTTAATACCCATTGAGCTGGCCTTGAAGATTGCAAGCAAGATCAAGGCAAGGGAGCGATTCGCAGTCTACATTGTCATACCAATGTGGCCTGAAGGCATCCCAACCACGGCTCCCATGCAGCAAATCCTCTTTTGGCAG GGGCAAACCATGTCTATGATGTACAAGATTGTAGCGGATACCCTCCAGAGCCAGGGTCTCCTTGAAGCCCATCCGCAAGATTACCTGAATTTCTACTGCCTCGGGAAACGTGAGCTTGCCGATGACGTCTCATCTCCTACGAGCTTATGCAATGACACTTCTCCTCTG CGCACAGCTCAGAAGCTCAGGAGGTTCATGATCTATGTGCACTCCAAAGGGATGGTCGTCGACGACGAGTACGTCATCATCGGATCGGCCAACATAAACCAAAGGTCCATGGAAGGCTCCAGGGATACCGAGATCGCAATGGGTGCGTACCAGCCTCACTACAAGTGTGCTGGAAACACCGGCCCTCCTCGCGGGCAG GTGTACGGGTACAGGATGTCGCTGTGGGCGGAGCACCTGGGCGCGGTGGAGGAGTGTTTCCGGCGGCCGGAGACGGAGGAGTGCGTCCAAAAGGTGAATAAAATGGCGGAGGAGAACTGGCAGACGTACGTGTCACCGGACATGGAGGAGACGAGGGGCCACCTGATGAGGTACCCCATCAAGGTGGACAAGGACGGCCGCATCGGCGCTCTGCCGGGGCACGAGTGCTTCCCAGACGTCGGCGGCAAGGTCCTCGGCACGCAGACCTCGCTGCCCAATGCCCTGACCACGTAA